In the Paenibacillus pabuli genome, one interval contains:
- a CDS encoding ASCH domain-containing protein: protein MFGDGSKEMGDELAKLVVDGIKTATCAAYYVYEFENEEPPKQEYDIVLDGSNQPAAIIQYTNVELLKMNEVSADFAKNEGEGDLSYTYWYEEHVKFFTWELGLYNLTFSDDLMLVCQTFRVVAAGTSKFRFSF from the coding sequence ATGTTTGGAGATGGTTCTAAGGAGATGGGCGATGAATTAGCAAAGCTTGTTGTTGACGGCATAAAAACAGCAACATGTGCTGCATATTATGTATATGAGTTTGAAAACGAGGAGCCACCTAAACAAGAATACGATATTGTATTAGACGGCAGCAATCAACCTGCAGCCATTATTCAATACACCAACGTAGAACTACTCAAAATGAATGAAGTGTCTGCTGACTTTGCGAAAAATGAAGGTGAAGGCGATTTGAGTTATACATATTGGTATGAAGAGCACGTCAAATTTTTTACGTGGGAGCTTGGTTTATACAATCTTACTTTTAGTGATGATTTAATGTTAGTATGTCAAACTTTTCGAGTCGTTGCCGCAGGAACTTCTAAATTCAGGTTTTCTTTTTGA